In the Pogona vitticeps strain Pit_001003342236 chromosome 2, PviZW2.1, whole genome shotgun sequence genome, atttaaattatttttaagttCTAATTTCAACTTTTCAAAATGTTGCTCTTTAAAATCTTTCAATTTTAGTAAAATTTATTCCTCCTTATCCTAGTCTAGTAATAGTATTTTTCCTCCTTATTCTAATTAAATAACGTTGTCTCAAATTTATTCCAGTTTATTTTGTCCTTTCCCCACTGATTATAACTGCTGCTGATCATGGTGATCTCTCCTTAAGAGGCatctagaacagtgtttcccaacctttttttagTCGTGACCCTCTTCTATAATTGCTATGCAATCTACAGTtttcattaaaaggcattttaatgggataaTGACATCACATCAAAATAGACTTTTCAGAATAGAATTTGATGCTAATAATTAAGGGAGGGCTGCAATCTGTCTCTACCAAATGAAAATTGAGAAGGAAATAAAGTTAATATACTTTGAGGGTACATTTTGGGGTGTGGAAATGTTCCTTCGTTCATGACTCCTCCCCTCAAAAGGTTCCTCAGTGAAGTGCCCCTCCAACCTCAAGGCCAAAGGAACACCCTCAGGTCCAGGTTCACACCCAccctggttctcctccctcaccttcttgcctgtctttccttcctcctccgtgACTCAGATGGAGCACAAATGCATTTCTCCTTAGCCCTGCAGATTTCTGaagtggttgtttctcttctttttctaatctaccagatggtgaacaggagaagaagaatCGCCCAGCAACTCCTGGGGCATCCTCAGCAGAAACacataaagaaggaaaaaatcagAGAATTGAAAATCCAACTGGGCAGGAATGgatgtcacatgaaagaactcatgcaggacaaaaaccaaataaatgcatgtcacctcagtagacatcAAATAACTCATACAGAGGAGAATCTGTAtccatgcatggaatgtgggaagagcttcattcACAGCAGTACCCTGCGTTCACATCAAAGATCTCACAGTGGTGAGAAACCATATACCctgcgttcacatcaaagaactcacactggggagaaaccacataaatgcatggaatgtggaaagagcttcagctggcgcagtaccctgagttcacatcaaagaactcacactcgggagaaaccacatgaatgcatggaatgcagaaacagcttcagtcagagctgtcaactgagttcacatcaaagatatcacactggggagaaaccacatgaatgcatggaatgtggaaagagcttcagctggCGCAGTAACCTgcattcacatcaaagaactcacactggggagaaaccatatgaatgcatggaatgtggaaagagtttcagtaagagcagtgccctgagttcacatcaaagaactcacactggggagaaaccatatgaatgcatggaatgtggaaagagtttcagtgacAGCAGtaccctgagtagacatcaaagaactcacacaggggagaaaccatataaatgcatggaatgtggaaagagcttcagtcgcagcAGTACACTGAGTATACATCAAacaactcacacaggggagaaaccatatgaatgcatggaatgtggaaagagcttcagtcgcagcAGTACACTGAgtatacatcaaagaactcacacaggggagaaaccatatgaatgcatggaatgtggaaagagtttcagtcagagcagtgcccTGAATAGACATCAAAAGAACTCACacggggagaaaccatataaattcatggaatgtgggaagagcttcagtgacagcaataccctgagttcacatcaaagaactcacactggggagaaaccatatgaatgcatggaatgtggaaagagcttcagtcgcagcAGTACACTGAgtatacatcaaagaactcacacaggggagaaaccatatgaatgcatggaatgtggaaagagcttcagccacagcagtgccctgagttcacatcaaagaactcacacaggggagaaaccatatgaatgcatggaatgtggaaagagtttcagtgacAGCAGTACCGTGAGAAAACATCAaataactcacacaggggagaaaccatatacatgcatggaatgtggaaagagtttcagtcagagcagtgcccTGAATAGACATCAAAAGAACTCAcatggggagaaaccatataaattcatggaatgtgggaagagcttcagtgacagcaataccctgagttcacatcaaagaactcacactggggagaaaccatatgaatgcatggaatgtggaaagagcttcagtcacagcagtacaCTGAgtatacatcaaagaactcacacaggggagaaaccatatgaatgcatggaatgtggaaagagtttcattgACAGCAGaaccctgagttcacatcaaagcattcacactggggagaaaccacataaatgcatggaatgtggaaagcgcTTCAGATGGCGCAGTaatctgcgttcacatcaaagaactcacactggggagaaaccatatgaatgcatggaatgtggaaagagtttcagtcagagcagtgccctgagttcacatcaaagaactcacacaggggagaaaccatatgaatgcatggaatgtggaaagagtttcagtgacAGCGGTACCCTGAGAAAACATCAaataactcacacaggggagaaaccatataaatgcatggaatgtggaaagagcttcagtcgcagcAGTCACCTAAGTTCACATCACAGatctcacaccggggagaaaccatatacatgcttggaatgtggaaagagcttcagtcacaaggGTAATCTGAGTtcgcatcaaagaactcacactggggagaaactatatACATGCTTTGAATGTGGAACGAGTTTTAATCAG is a window encoding:
- the LOC144583069 gene encoding uncharacterized protein LOC144583069 isoform X1 gives rise to the protein MISEIKVSPGDAVLSLQRCLETVLQWMQENGLRMNPDKTEMVNRRRRIAQQLLGHPQQKHIKKEKIRELKIQLGRNGCHMKELMQDKNQINACHLSRHQITHTEENLYPCMECGKSFIHSSTLRSHQRSHSGEKPYTLRSHQRTHTGEKPHKCMECGKSFSWRSTLSSHQRTHTREKPHECMECRNSFSQSCQLSSHQRYHTGEKPHECMECGKSFSWRSNLHSHQRTHTGEKPYECMECGKSFSKSSALSSHQRTHTGEKPYECMECGKSFSDSSTLSRHQRTHTGEKPYKCMECGKSFSRSSTLSIHQTTHTGEKPYECMECGKSFSRSSTLSIHQRTHTGEKPYECMECGKSFSQSSALNRHQKNSHGEKPYKFMECGKSFSDSNTLSSHQRTHTGEKPYECMECGKSFSRSSTLSIHQRTHTGEKPYECMECGKSFSHSSALSSHQRTHTGEKPYECMECGKSFSDSSTVRKHQITHTGEKPYTCMECGKSFSQSSALNRHQKNSHGEKPYKFMECGKSFSDSNTLSSHQRTHTGEKPYECMECGKSFSHSSTLSIHQRTHTGEKPYECMECGKSFIDSRTLSSHQSIHTGEKPHKCMECGKRFRWRSNLRSHQRTHTGEKPYECMECGKSFSQSSALSSHQRTHTGEKPYECMECGKSFSDSGTLRKHQITHTGEKPYKCMECGKSFSRSSHLSSHHRSHTGEKPYTCLECGKSFSHKGNLSSHQRTHTGEKLYTCFECGTSFNQSSNLTSHHRTHTASVGTVN
- the LOC144583069 gene encoding uncharacterized protein LOC144583069 isoform X2, with translation MVNRRRRIAQQLLGHPQQKHIKKEKIRELKIQLGRNGCHMKELMQDKNQINACHLSRHQITHTEENLYPCMECGKSFIHSSTLRSHQRSHSGEKPYTLRSHQRTHTGEKPHKCMECGKSFSWRSTLSSHQRTHTREKPHECMECRNSFSQSCQLSSHQRYHTGEKPHECMECGKSFSWRSNLHSHQRTHTGEKPYECMECGKSFSKSSALSSHQRTHTGEKPYECMECGKSFSDSSTLSRHQRTHTGEKPYKCMECGKSFSRSSTLSIHQTTHTGEKPYECMECGKSFSRSSTLSIHQRTHTGEKPYECMECGKSFSQSSALNRHQKNSHGEKPYKFMECGKSFSDSNTLSSHQRTHTGEKPYECMECGKSFSRSSTLSIHQRTHTGEKPYECMECGKSFSHSSALSSHQRTHTGEKPYECMECGKSFSDSSTVRKHQITHTGEKPYTCMECGKSFSQSSALNRHQKNSHGEKPYKFMECGKSFSDSNTLSSHQRTHTGEKPYECMECGKSFSHSSTLSIHQRTHTGEKPYECMECGKSFIDSRTLSSHQSIHTGEKPHKCMECGKRFRWRSNLRSHQRTHTGEKPYECMECGKSFSQSSALSSHQRTHTGEKPYECMECGKSFSDSGTLRKHQITHTGEKPYKCMECGKSFSRSSHLSSHHRSHTGEKPYTCLECGKSFSHKGNLSSHQRTHTGEKLYTCFECGTSFNQSSNLTSHHRTHTASVGTVN